From the genome of Papaver somniferum cultivar HN1 unplaced genomic scaffold, ASM357369v1 unplaced-scaffold_46, whole genome shotgun sequence:
ATAAAGTCCAGGTTTCAGCCTGTATCCACCGGTAGTTTAATTCCATCGAATCAGTAGCAGTGGTGGGAGGAGTAACAGAGGAATCGATCGCGGGAGATAAGGTAATTCCTACTGCATTAAGGTCGGTCTTAAACTCTTCATAGGTCCAGGATGTGGTTGGAGGGGGAATCTTTTTAGTAGCCATTAAAACAGAAGAACAGAGCTTACTGGAGATAAGAGGGAAAGGAGGATAAGACTAAAGTCTTAGATAGATGAGAAGAAGGAGTATTTATACCAGGTGACTTCTCAAAACGACCCACGACTGAAGAATATGAACCAGTAATTGACGGTTACGAGGAAAATAGAACCACGTGGAAGACGAAGAAAGGGAGAAAAGGCGGTTACCCACTTCAGACGGTTCTTATTCTCCTCTCTTTATGATCGAgcagaataagaaaaggcaaaatgtaggtaCTAAAGTATAAGCCGACACGTGGCCATAGGAAGGCGCGAGAATCTGGTGAAAAGATCCCACTTCAAGCCCCGAGATTCGTCGTCggggacttgtcaaatcaagtcagacaTAGCCTTATCCACACGGCAGCGAAGTAGAGTTGGGGACGAGGTAATTCTCCAAAAAAGTACGTAGGGCGCGAGAGAAATCAGATGTCCATTACGAAATGACCAGGAAATAATGTAACTTGTCTTGGAAGAAAAGCTACCCCTACGAAGTAGATGAATTATCGAGCAAGAAAtaggacaggtgtcccgacaagactACGTGAAGACAACGAAAGGTgggggaaaactttatggaatatgctccaggcgaagcataaagtaacctcggcgagatGATATGAGTTGTATACCACTAGGGTtgcttaggcctataaatagagacctttggaCAATGTAAAAGGGAGAGATCCTTTTGGAGAGGAAAAGGTCTAGCATAGGAGAGAGggagagttagggtttccttgtaattcataggcTTAAAGAGGgaattagggtttcctgataACCCACGAGTTTAACTTGTATTTCGCTTGAAATTAATAAATAAACTTAAGTTTTTGTGTTTATCATATCTTAGATCATACTTACTTTCCATTTGGGTGTGTTACTGGATTTCTAGTAATCACAAGCCTACCTATTTCTCCATGAACAGAACATACTACTATGTAATAAATTTAACAATCAACCTTTTTCAAATTAATTTAAACTATTTTTGGTTTTCACACCCAATTTCAGGACAAAAGAACAGACAACGACAAAGAAGAAAGTAATTGAAAAAATTAACCCAACTTTTATTGATTTAGAAAGTATAAAAAAAAACCATAGAAATTGGATTCCAGAACATCTAAAATTACTAAAGGATTCCAATTGATAAACAAACAAATTTACATCACTAGGtaacaaaatatatacatatGCGAGCATTAATTAAACTACTCGTATTGATTTCACTAATCAATTTATTAAAGGAAACAAATTGAGAGCATTTAAATAACAAAATTACGTACCAAATTTAAATTATGAATGAAATCGTCACTCACTAGCTACATTCCAGAGGAAACCCTGAAATATTTCCATTCGGAcaaggttcttcttcttcttcaatgagtATTCTTCGGCGGAACTAAGCAGGACTAGTAAATGTGAGATGAAGATGGACGAGGTGGTGGCGGCAGTAAAAGTTAGGCTTAGATGTAACATAAACCGTCAGATAAAACACGTGTCACACTCTCACCATTCAGTAAAGATCATCTAAAACCTAACACCTGGCCGTTGGCATAGCAAAGCATGTTTGTTTTCAGTTGACTCGGGGACTCTGACTTGACCCGAGTCAGATGtttgagtgtttttttttttttttttgagttagaCTTGACTAGTGTTCTGAGTCTCGTTTAAGTCAGGCAATAAAATATTGTTGATTCATGGGAACAAATCACTGATTCATATttctgagtcagatccagatggcTCGGTTGTTTTAGTCAGATTTAGGGGAGTCAGATCCAAACGAGTCAGGTGAATCAGGAGAAAACAAACAAGACGTTAGTTGTAAATTAGTCATAACTGGATTTGTTGCTTGTTTCTTAAACCGCAGAGATATAAGAGAAACAAAAcacaatggaagaaatcagaTTGTGGTAAGATAATTTGAAATTATACTCTTATACAGATAACTGACAGCCTCCATTTTTTTTATAACATAAACACAAACAATTATTAGGCAGTTCGATTTTCACATAAATTCTAAACTCTAGCTAACAAGCTAAATGCCAGTAAACGAGTAAAGGAATGAATTAAAAGATATGCTAATTAAATTTCAGCTAACTTTTGATTAAATCGATAAATATATCACTCCTCTTGACGCAAAATCCGCTGACACGTAAAGAAGACCTGAATTTTGAAAACTTTGGAAAGAAAGAGCTTTTGTAAACCCATCAGCAACTTGATGTTCTGCTGGACAAAACTTAATCACAATTGAACCTTCTGCAACAACGTCTCAAACGAAATAATAAGGAAGTTCAATATGCTTTGATCATCCATGGAAAACATGGTTTTTTATCATCGAAATAGTGGCCCTATTATTACAGTAAATGTAAGTCCCTTGATCTTAAATTTGGTGCAAGTCTTCAATTATAAGCATCTAAATTGCTCAACAGGTAGTTGCAGATGTAGCAATTTATTTTGCTTCTGAATGTTGGGCTTTTGTTTTCTAAAGTTTTGGAATTGTCGGGAACGTAACTTGAGGTGTATCTATTATATAAGAAGGCTTATACGATGAGTAGAAATTATCCATGGAAGTATTCCTATTAACAAGGGGTGAGGGTCACAACCATTAAGTCCTACAATGGTTGGTAATGAGGCAAAATCTAGGTGAGAAGAGTGAGTTGTAGAAATATCGGGCATGGAAAAACTCTGGGATTCGTAGGATTCATTTGGGAGAAGCTATGTTTTTGTCTTAATTGGAAGCAACCATGACGGTGcaagtttatggaagaagaacaaaggaagaggcAAACTCTTTTTAATATGTCTTTTTATTTACaagtcattttttattttatttttgctaatgggttacataactagttgattatagaAAGTGTGTCGATGTAATATATAACTTGTTATGACAATGAAAGATTCTCAAGGTGGTTTTTGCCGTGGATGTATCCTACAATGGATAGcggaaccacgtaatctttgtgtaTTGTGTGATTGCCCATTACCATATATGTCATATTATTGCTAGTATTATTATCAATCATGCTAATATAAAGATGTAAATAAAGGGttcgagctaagttatctaaagtaagATGCTTCATGGAATTTATATGTATGGAAGCATGCCAGTTCGAGATGAAtgtaacctcggtttcccgacaaaTGGTGCGGTAAGAATGGACAAATATGGAAGTGATTCGGTAATTTGAACAAGAGGTTTTAAAGAAGAGAAAATCTTGGTTCGCAGCGGATGGATATAATTCGTGAAGATGATGACCGCTCAAGGTCGAATAAAGAATGAAATACTTGAAGAAAGATTAGACAACTTTACTTGATGTGAATACGATTCGTGTTGAAGGTATATTCTTTATAAGACAATATCGTTTGTTGGTTCAATTGGCGTCTTCAAATATTTCCAAGAGGGTGTTTTCAATCATCATGGTGGTATGTAAGAATATTTCATACAACATATAAACATTGTAGCATTTTTTATCTACATGGAGGACGACTCAAGAATGTTGGTTCTTGAAGTTGCTGAAATCCGTCTGGAATTGGTTGATAACTCACACCAAACAATGTCAATTGTTGGTGATATGTCGAGGAAGAAGAAGTATTCTACAAAAGGTGGGATAATAAGTGATCATGGCAACGAGGTAGTTTGATTCAAGTCATTCacaaacttgtataaattatATGAGAAGATGTTTATGGTGCTTCTAGAAGATCGGAAATAGCTATTCTGGTGgtgaaagtgaaaaaaaaaaaatttggcttAAGTGGTGGTCTAACTCAAAGTACAAGACAACTTTGATTCATGCTAGTGATGATGTCCGAGAGGATGACCTTGTATAAGGTGGTAGACACTCATGCTTCTTTAGAGTGGAGATGGTTATGTTCACATCACAAAAGGTGGTGATTATCGGGGGTTTTGTAGGACCACAAATATCAGAATGAACCAATTCGAAAGGCTTGGTAGGTCTCGTAAATTTTCCAACTCGAAACGGAAAACGGTGCAGATTTCCATAAACACACCCTTCACAACCACTATCATCATGAACAAGAAGGCAAACCAACAACCATATTTTCCAACTTATCAATGTTAGATAAAAGTAGAGGGATTCAGTCATTTGGATCTTGACAATAAATATGTTATTTCATATAATCACATGAACACCACCTTCGAGTTACAAAGAATACCATTTTTAATCACACAAACACCATGTCTTTTAAATtctcttgtttttttcctttggAATGAGTTTGGAACTATTCTCTGGTATCATCACCGAACGATTTTACAATTAATTTCTTTAGTGTTACAACATAAATCTTTTAACTAGAGACACTTTATTGATTTTCTTTAAAGTATAGACAATTAATTAAggaaagaaaaaccaaaaaataaaagtgAGGAAACAGATATGATCCTTAacctctgaaagaaaaaaaaagaaagaaatgcaGACCAATAAATCTAAATTAAATCGTTTACTtttgcaactgtaacaataaaacactagatgtgaagatgttagaaataaatttctgaaaagTAAATAAACATTTAATGGAcaacaaacagaggacagagtcacgtgttcaacacgctgtcatTAACACGAtacctcaagaatgagtgatgcctataccctgtggtcaagtcgtatgTATGATAAAACTGCCcgatgcaagcactgttagcactacaatactttcccactcttacgaactcaacaacaatTGCACACAAGAAAGAaaagaccacacagagggagGGAGACGAagagaagaggatagtagctcttctggacacacgTTGAAATGAAAAGTTCGAGTCCCTTTTataggtagaaatgagagaggcGCAGTCAACGACGGAAGCACGAGCCCAAGCCTTAGTGAAGACAAAAATATTACGCCCCACCTGTTCCACACCCACATTattttactaactatccataatgGAATAGCTATATTATGGATCTCCTTTGTAGTTATACCTAATGTGGGACTAAAGAacctatttcattcactcataagaaaatgaaTAAGAGCTCTTAGAGACCCAAAGGAACTAAATTCCGTTCCCACGAAGACaataaaaacaaacaataaatcTCATTCTCTCCAACATTTACAACATTTATTAATCTTTTCTTATCACCTTTTGGAAAAATTACGATCTTCATAAAAGTAATCTTTAAAAAGATTCATATGATAATCAGACTCCAAGGAAATAATTAAAGAAAAGCCATTGTGGCTCCTAGGTGGTTCGGATCCAAAAGAAGATAGACCCGCTAAACTAATCATACCTAGATCCACATAAAGTGGTTGTCTTCAGCCAAAATCAGCTCCATATATTGGCATTTTAAGCCAGCTTAGGTTTCTAATATTGCAGCTCTGTGGACCTTGGTTTTGCGTTTTCTGTAAGAAACTTGCAAAGATCGACCTTGGTTTAGGTCAATTCCAAATATCCATGTTAAGCTGATGAAAAAACTTGTTTCAATGAACACTTCAACGATGACTTCGCAATAACTTATTACGGGAAATTGAATTGGATAACAACCGAATGAACAAAAATCCCCACAAACTCCGAGTATGGGGTGACGATGCATCTGAAAAAGAGGAATACCACCTTGATTGGATGTGCTAGTTAATTTTATCTAAGTTTGAAAACTGAATATAGTAGTAGTCCCTCTTCACTTGGAGTAATTACCACCGTTTGTATCTCCACAGGAAATTGGTGGAGATACATATTTTTTTGAAGCGAGCAAAATGAAGTAATTACCACCGTTTTACCATTTGAAACATTCCACTAAATGAGAAAACCAGAATGTTGAATTTTGTTGGATATTATGATTGATTATAAGAGTGTATTGGTATGGATTTGATATAAGTTTTACTTGAATAGAGGTGAGGGCATAAGCTTCTCTATACCTCTTCCATTCAATTCTATTTTCATTAGATTACATTCTCTTTATTCATCTCTTTTTGTATATACTAAGTATATATAAGACATAATAAAAAAGCATCTAGAATACTCATGTGTACTCACTAACTTACCATTAATCTTAATTATATATTTAACTTCACAttaactaacaatctcctccttaatATGTTGTTCTACTATTCCTAGTAATTCTCGAATGAAGTGCCTTGGTGAATATGTCTGCCAATTGGTCTTCGGTTTTGCAACATATCTCACCATCTTCAACCCATTCTCGAATGAAGTGATACTTGAGTTTGATATGCGTTGCTCTACGGTGCTCAACCCAATTTTTGGACATAAAAATTGCGTATTTGTTGTCACAAAAAATTTCTAGTAATCTAGAGATTTGGCTGGGATCTCCAGCCATCTAGGGATTTGGCTAGTCCACGGTTTCTTGGATGTGGCACATGATGGTTGCCAAAAATTGGGTGCTTTTAGCGTATTCACCACATATATTTCATTTTAGGTATATTTCGTCAAGTATGGAATTCTCTTTTCATCCATATATATTTTTGAGTATCTATATATCTTGTTTAAGATAACCACGAAGAATTAGTGGTATTCACAACATACCATGGAAGATCATGATAGATCTAAAAGAAGATTAATCGCCGACAGTTTTATCGAAAGCAATGGAGTAATCATAAACTCAGATATTGCAGAAAACATACTTTCTGGTATACCTATTGAGTTTGTCTCACGAAGCAGAGCAGTATGCAAACTTTGGAGAAATCACTTGCAAAAACCAAAGACGGGTTTCCTTTTCACAGGGGAGAATCTCCAAATATGTTACGAAGATGAATATACCGAAGATGAACATTTAGTATCCTCCCGTTGCCATCGTGTTTTGAATCTTTTGAAAGTGTTCATTTCGTGTGGTTAAGAGGGAGTTTAGGTGTTTACGACTTCGAGTTATTTTGTAGGTCCTGATGAGGAAGATAGTTGTTTATATATATGGAcattgaagaaagaaaagaagaagaagaacaacaaaaagaGTTGGGGAAATTCTCCTGGGGACGAGAACGATGACTCGAACCCTTGGGTTTGAGCCAGGAGTTCCGTATAAAGTATAAAACCTGCTATGGTCAACCTGAATTTGAACCATTTGCCATAACAACAAGCAACCAAATTTTGTTGTGGTAGAATTCTGGTGTCAAATATCTACTGTGTTATGACACTAATACTCTCACTATAAAGAAACTGTATGAGTATGTGCCTAATGATGCTCAAGCCATTCCTCATATGAATAGTTTTGTCTCGTTGAAGGATCTTGGAGAGAGCTGGTCCAAGTGGTATGCCCTAGATGATGGTAAGCATCATGCACCTCCTGATACTATATATCAAAAGCAAAGTACTAGTCGGGAATATTCTTGGAACCAGCAATGGGTTAATCAAGAATCTGAATATAGACTTAACAGCAATCATACTTTCTCATTTCCCTATTGAGTGCGTCTCGCTGGGCAGAGCAGTATGCAGACTTTGGAGAATTTTCTTGAAAAAACCAAAGACGGGTTTTCTTTTGGCAGTTTCAGAAGAAAAAAGCTCCGGAGATATCAAGATCTTCCACAGATATATTGAGGAAGTAAGCATTCACGATGAACCAATTTCTTACAAGAAACTTGCAATGATCGACCTAGGTTTAGGTCAATTCCAAACTATCCATGTTAAGATGATAAAAAGTGGGCCTTTTAGACATAATATATTCGGTTCTTGCAATGGTTTGGTTTGCTTTCCTGTTCAAAAAGATGAAAAGAAGTGGCTTGTGTACATATGCAATCCAATGACTGGAGAATATGTTTATCTTCCGGAGATGGATTTTGGTGAAATATCGAGACCTAAGGTGTTGGTTGGATTTGGTTACTGTAAATCTActaatgagtacaaggttgttcaAGTTACCTACGAGTACAGCCAATTCAAGCAGTTGGGAAGGGTTCAGGTATACACCCTTGGTGGTGGCAGCGGGTGGAGAAACAAAGGAGGAACCCGTTATACTTGTCAAGAAAGATTGGTTTTCGCAAACGAGGAACTTTATTGGATAGAGCGTCTTGAAGATGAATGGAACATCAGAGTTTTTTATTTAGTGGATGAGACATTTAGTACCCTTCCAATGCCACCATGTCACGGTCTTTTTTGTGGTTACAAAGGTCTTATTGTGTCCTTGAATGGTAGCTTGTGTGTTTATCATGATACAGTTGAGAGGATTTCTGACGATGAGGCAGAAGCTCATCCAGATGAATATAATTTCATCATAGGTTATGCACCAGAGGAAGAAACTCATAATCGCAAGGAAGAAAGACGCATAGATATGTGGATATTAAAGAAAGAGCAGAGAAAGCAGAAGAAAAAGAGTGAATGGTACTCCCCTGTGGATGAGAATGATGACTCGAACTCTTGGGTTTGGGTCCTGGAGATCAGTATGAAATACAATTCTCAGTACCCTTATTATCGGCATTATGAACCATTTTCGATAACAAACAACAATCAAGTTTTGATGTGGGAGGATCATAAAGTGCACCGTAATAAAGCAGTTATTTGTTATGACCCTAATACTCTCACTTTTAAGAATCTGTGCGATGAGGCATATCATCCATATGAGGCGGATGCTCAAGCAATTCCCCACATGAAAATAGCTTTGTTTCATTGGAAGATCTTGGAGAAAAGTCCGCGAGGTACATTCACATTCCAGATGATTCGCCACCATAACCTCCAGGTCCAACACTTTACTGTGCAAGTTTATTCTGTAATTTTGAGTTTCTAAAATTTGTAATGCATTATTTTGATCAGTTTAGCTAGCAATGCAAAGTGATCGtagtttttatgattatttttgttAACATGTTAAATGCAATCATGTTGAGACAATTTTGAGATTTCATAGCCAACTTAAGATATAAATTCTAATTGATCCatggaagaaaaacaaaataattgaGATTTCATAGCCAGGATACTTGTGATACGTAATATTTGAACCCATTCGAAGTTGTATCTAAATCTCTCTGCAAATTTGGCAGTTCAATAGCAACGAAAAACAAAATGACAACATACTTACTGAAGGCTGTCAGGAGGATTATATTGCTGCATGTGAAGAAGCCAATGTAACTGTGACACTGACATGTAGTTGAACCCGTTTGAAGTTGTAGCTGCAAATGTACTGTATTTCAAAGGATACTGGGAACCGAGTCAATTTGATCTTTCACTAACAATGGAAAACGTATTATCTCCTTGGCGGAGATAACCACACTAGTACTCAGACGTTTACATGGGAAGAATACTTATATTTTTCACGTTAAAGCTTCCCACACAAAAGTAGCAACCCCAGAGAATAATGGTGGCGGACATAACCAGACTAGTACTCGGACCTTTCTCAGTGTTACCTCGTTTCTCAGTGTTATCTAATACACGAGATGGACTCGTCTGATACAGAAGGCGAGTTCTGATCCCGCCGGTTTTTTGGGTAGAAATTTCCCAACTAGTCAAGTTGCTGTATGCAAAAAATGCAGACAAAAAAATCCAGACTAAATAGTTTACAACACTTATTTTTCTTATCACAATTTGGACAAATTACAATCTTCGTAGAAGTACTCAGTAAAAAGATTCATATGATAATCAGACTCCAAAGAAATAATTAACGAAAAGCCACCGTAACTACAAGGTGGTTTTGGAGCCAAAAGAGATAGACCCGCTAAACCAACCGTACCTAGACCCACATAAAGTGGTTGTCCCCAACCAAAATCAGCTCCATATATTGGCATTTTAAGCCAGCTGACGTTTCTAATGTTGCAGCTTTGAGGACCTCCTCTCTTAAAGATAGAGACATCTGGGTGCAGTTCCAGATAATCAAGGGATGACCTTAAATACTCATTGTTTCCTAACGTCTTTATTGTCTCGTGTATTATATTGACAGCATAACGTAATGGTTTTGAGACAATATCACCTGAAATTGCTTTTGGCGCTAAATCCAATAAGGCGTTCCCGAAATAACCATCCGGCAGAGGAGGAATTGAACGTGAACGACAATCTAAAGGGATCGATATCACGGTTTCTTGATCATCTTTGAGTTCACGGGTTTTGCATGCACAACGCCATATGTTCCCTGCAATGACTTCCTATGTACTGAACCGATACTTGCCCTTATTGCATTTGGATTTGAGTAGACTGGCCTGCATTGTTGAGATATTGAGTTTTGCAATTGCAATTTTAGGTTTTGACAGCGGTGAAGCAATAGAAGCTATGTTCATAGAAGTTGGTTTATTATATTCAATGTGTGGGAAAGATACTATCGGCGGGTCACGAGCTCGTAATACGGTTCGATCAAAGAACGGGACAGATTTCATATTGTTTACTCCTTGACATAAATCGGACCAGGCATTGATGAAGTTAAATCCGCAGACTCCACCCACTACTATATGGCTGATTGATGTACTTAGACAAACACCACCGCACTTGAAACGCGTTACCTGTATTAACCAGGGACTTTAGTGACTCGACCAGTGGGAGAGaaattattttgcataatttgttTTGTGAGTTAAATCTAAAAAATTCTTAGTCAAAACTTGATAAATCAGAAACCTGATGATTTACCTGAACCAAAAGAGGTGGATACACAGAAATGTCCTTGCTATAATCAAGATTAGGACTGAGAGGCATAAGTTTTTCATTAGGAGTGAAATCCCCGAGGTCTTCGATAAGTGAATCTTTTCTGCCTCTATAAAAATTACACCATCACCAGTGCAATCGATTTCAGCTCTCCCGGATTCATTTCTCTTCAATCTCCCAGCGATTGGGTAGTAAGTAACGAGAACTTTGCTTAAACCATCCTTCACTACAGTTGAATTAAAGAAATCGTCGGTTGATGCTGCTGGACGCCTATAAAAGGACACAGTTTGTACGTGTATTGGTGATAGTTGGTCAATATTTGACGTCCACAGACACACTTTTGGTGTTTCTTCTGCCGGTTTAACAACAGATGATTCTTTCACTGTAACTTTCAACATAACGATCGGCAAGAAATGCACCTTCACGCATAAGAAAAAGGGCGAATAAAATAAGTCACAAATTTAGAAATCATAAGTCGAAAAACTTAGGGGagaaacaagatatatatatatatatatatagagagagatagATAGATATGCCTATAACTAGATTCAGAAGAATATAAGAAGTTCAAGAAGAAAACTCACATAAAACGAGTAATTAGTCTCTTTTATGCCAGAAATCCTATGGGATACAACAGTTGAACAGTTTATTGATCATCTCTCTGCACCTGAAAAAATGAACCAAGTTAAACAGATTGCACTCCATCTCTTCCCACCGACATATTATGGTTCTCTTCTATAGCTAAAGAAATCTGAAGAAATTAATTAAATGAATCTTTGCATTAATGACTCCCTGAAAGTCTTCCCCAACTGTCAAAAAGAGTGTAGGCCTCCAGGTATTAATTGCTGGGATTAATGGCAATCAATGTTATGATTTTATCCTAATAATTGGGTGGTCTCATTCTTAACAGTTGCCATGTCCATCCTAAGACAGGTATTAGTCCCGTCTCCCTCTTTCTTTCTCTACGTACAGAAAGTAGCCTCGCCACATGTAGAATCCCGATGATGCGAAAACCAGTGGTCAAAGCTCGTCAGAGATATCATTACCAAGTTTATAGATAAATCGACAGTCAGTAAAAGTAATGAAACTATTAATGGAAAGGGAAATTGCTAAGTATAAGTTTCGAGATAAAGAGGACACAGAGTGTAGAAGATATGTTATCAGGATTAGCGAGCATGAAGTAACGAATCGAAGAGAAGCAATATTCACCGAAGATAAATTGTTGAGCAAGAAATATGGACAGATGTACAGGAAAAATGCCGGAGTTATCGCCGAGATAAAAGAGATTTTGGCAATGAATATTGAAGTAGCGAAGTAAATGATGAGTTGTATTCCATTACACCAAATGGCTATATAAGGAGCGGTTGGGTGTTGAAAGTAGGGTTAAGTAATTTGTATTCAAGAGAGACACGTTGTGAGATCTGTTCTTGAGAGTTTATGTTAGGTTTGGCTGTAAACTTACATAAATTTATCTACATTCAATAAAAGTTTCATTTCTTTTCATTCTTAATATTATGTCTTAGTTTCGTTATAAGATAGTATTGGGAAAATTGGAACCCAAATTCCGCGGAACATAGGATCACAAAGGGCAGTCGACGATTTGAACCAAACAAGCGAGAGATGATAAGAAAGAGACAGGAGATAAAGAAGCACACAACTACAACACAAGATacacgtggttcacctttacggGCTACATCcgcggccaacaccaccagaagaacttccattaaaatcaaagaccattacatgctctttccgcaacccaagacaagacccaaagagttaacaagacaaatccgagaacaccatcgaagaTAACATAGAAATTTGTTCTCTAACCATTCCTCTAAACAgactcatgtcttctcttctacaccttcTTCATAATTGCCAGTaatagaggagaaacatggaaacactagataCTAGGTTTAGGGAAAAGCCACAAACCCTAagcactagaacaccaaaatcctctctccaCAAGTTTTTCtgtcacaccgatattgaccttcacggtagcacacgaccctccctacaaagagaccaaaatcctaagcacaaggatttaccactcttctaagTTGGATGTCTACAAACCTATAAATTTATtcatatatatagagaacacaaacttggtcaccaagtattagtcttcaactaggaaactaaactctttcctaaactatatcaaacctagattaggaaatcCACCTCAATATGGAAACGGACTTTAACTAGGAAACCCATGGTTTTCCTAACAaactccacctcggatcatacaTTCAAGCATGATACAATTACAAGAAGTTATCTCCATCTCCCACCAGAATTATTCACCATCCCTATATACCCGTAGATCCTTTTTGAAGCTCAAACCCGAACTTTCATCTTCATAAAACCATCTTTTTGATCAAAATACCATGACattgataaaagtcttcaaaccatcttctttATGAAGAAAACTTATGAAACTGGCAACGcttcacaaacaccatgaaaatcttcaatcactATCAAGGAATCCATTCACAGACTCCACCATTGATTACCAAGAGATccatccagaagaatcaccattatcTCCAACTAACCAGTAAGCTAATAACATATTGAACTCTAACCCAGAAAGAAAGaaattagcttcaatatcatactccagcacatgccatgattaccgtgtatctgaaacaaaccaTCAGACACCTCCACTGTGATTAA
Proteins encoded in this window:
- the LOC113342646 gene encoding F-box protein At3g07870-like; protein product: MMVSIMHLLILYIKSKVLVGNILGTSNGLIKNLNIDLTAIILSHFPIECVSLGRAVCRLWRIFLKKPKTGFLLAVSEEKSSGDIKIFHRYIEEVSIHDEPISYKKLAMIDLGLGQFQTIHVKMIKSGPFRHNIFGSCNGLVCFPVQKDEKKWLVYICNPMTGEYVYLPEMDFGEISRPKVLVGFGYCKSTNEYKVVQVTYEYSQFKQLGRVQVYTLGGGSGWRNKGGTRYTCQERLVFANEELYWIERLEDEWNIRVFYLVDETFSTLPMPPCHGLFCGYKGLIVSLNGSLCVYHDTVERISDDEAEAHPDEYNFIIGYAPEEETHNRKEERRIDMWILKKEQRKQKKKSEWYSPVDENDDSNSWVWVLEISMKYNSQYPYYRHYEPFSITNNNQVLMWEDHKVHRNKAVICYDPNTLTFKNLCDEAYHPYEADAQAIPHMKIALFHWKILEKSPRGTFTFQMIRHHNLQFNSNEKQNDNILTEGCQEDYIAACEEANVTVTLTCS